A window of Thalassophryne amazonica chromosome 12, fThaAma1.1, whole genome shotgun sequence genomic DNA:
TGTCCACGTGACGCACTGTAACGGTCTGTTATTACCTCTTATTAACTGTTATTACCTGTTATTACTCGCCCATCAGCGCACTTTTAAGCGCAACTGACACATCAGTACAAAAGTGTGATGATTTTAAAGAATCACTTTAGTCCATCTGTGAGTAAAGTACCAGGACGCACGAAGACAAAAACTTCAATAAAAGTGGTTTTAttctcaaaattaaaaaaaaaaaaaatctatcaaagTGGAAATGATACATATTTACACTATTATAATTTCCCAtgtacaaatatacaagaaatatacaaCAATAATTATATAAATATACTTCAGGAAACCTGTAGAGACACTTTTAAGGCTTTGATTGAATCGTTGGTGGATGTGACGTTAAAGACACGACGGTTAGTTAACGGTCATTGTTTGGACTCAGGAGGTCCAGATAAGCTGCAGACACAGTCCTGGTGTGTAAAGAGGAGCCATTAGGAGCTCAttaattaacccccccccccccccagataagGCAGCGCGCGCGCGCGCAGAAATCCATAATTCACATTGTGGGAATGTTCCGGTCCACGCGGTTCAGACCCGGGACAGGGGCATCTGTTTGGGGCAGGAGACCGAGCTGGCCGTGCCGGACCTCCACGTCAGCCCGGTGCTGACGTCACTGTACATGGAGCCCGCCGAAGCTTTGCTCCCCCAGCAGCAGCGCGTGCAGAAAGTCCTCCAGGAGTCTAGGGTTTTCCCGGACCAGATCCACGCTCCGGACGTGATACCCACCAACAGACACATGAAGTACTTGAGCATGAACACGGCGTAGTCCGGCTTCTGCCGGCTCCGCTCCGTTACGCACGTGCAGTTGTGCGTAATTTCCCACGTCTGTCGGTTGTGCTGCTCGTAAAAGTAACACGCCACGATGACTGTGGCCGGAACCGTGTAGAGAACTGTGAACACCCCGATCCGGATCATCAGCCTCTCCAGTTTGTCGGTCTTTGTGCCGCCCTGCTTAATGACGCTCCGGATCCTGAAGAGCGACACGAACCCGGCCAGCAGGAACATGGTGCCGATGAAGAGGTAGATCACCAGGGGCGCCAGGACGAACCCCCTCAGGTTATCCAGGTTCTGGTTCCCCACGTAGCAAATTCCTGCCACCGAGTCCCCGTCCACGGAACCCAGAGCGAGAACCGCGATGGACTTGATGCTGGGGATGATCCACGCCGCCAGGTGGAAGTACTGCGCGTAACTGGCGATGGCCTCGTTCCCCCACTTCATCCCCGCGGCCAGGAACCAGGTGAGGGACAGGATGACCCACCAGATGGAACTGGCCATGCCGAAGAAGTAAATGAGCAGGAAGACGATGGTGCAGAGCGCGGGCCCCGTGGTCTCGTAGTGGATGTGGTTCGCGCTGCACGCCACCTCCTCGTGGCCGGCGATCAGCCTGACGATGTAGCCCACGGACACGAACATGTAGCAGGCGGACAGGAAGATGATGGGCCGCTCGGGATACTTGAAGCGCTCCATGTCGATGAGGAAGGTGGCCACGGTGGCGAAGGTGGAGATGAAGCACAAGACGGACCAGAGTCCGATCCAGAAGGCGGTGAAAGTCCGCTCCTCCGCCGAGAAGTACGGGCTGTGGCACGGCACGGCGCAGTTCAGGATCTGACCCGTTCGCACCCGATTGTGCAGCGGGTGGCTCTCGCTGCTCACCGGCACCATGGGCGCGCGGCAGAAACATCCCTTCTCGCACTGCGCCGCCGCCGGTTTGACTTTCCCGGCCGTCCCGCGGCCGTACGCGCTCTTTTTGCGCGAGTTGTGGGACTTCAGCGGCTGGTTGGTGGGCTTGGCCGGCACCGGGGAGGCGGTGGTCTGGCTGCGGTTGTAGTCCATGCACAGCGTGTCCTGGTTGCCCTGCTCCGGCAACAGGTCGCACCTCATGCGGTCCGGCCACGGGAAGCCGTACTGCCTCATGAGCGGCGCGCAGCCGGCTCTGGCGCGCTCGCACACGCTCCTGCACGGCGGCAGCGGCTTCTTGTAGTCCTCCAGGCAGATCGGGGTGTACATGCTGCACAGGAAGAAGCGCAGGTCCGGGGAGCAGTTGATCTCCACCAGCGGCCAGAACTGGTGCACCTCCAAACCCGCCTCGTCCTGCGTGTCGTGGTGGAACTGGTTCGGCATGTAGGTTAAGTTGTATTCGATCCCTCTGCACAGCGGCACCGAGATCTCCTGACACTTGGGCTCCTTGGCGGCCGCGCACGCGGAGCCGTGCAGTACCAGGCTGAGCAGCACGAGCACGCTCCGCTGCATGGTGGCTTCCTGTGCGCGTCACTCCTCCGAAGTGCCCGCGGACTCTGCAAGTCGGTTAAGAATCCACAGCATCTACAGGACGCATTGTAAAGTCTGCGGAGCGAAGTgccaacaaaaaggaaaaaaaaaaaaaaagaaggaaaagtgTACTTCACGCTAACGTGCACGTGGACGCTCTGCGTGCCAGTGACTGAGGAGCTGCGGGGTGCGTCTGGTTTTATATAGGAGCAGCGAGGACCCGCCTCCAGCGGGGCGGGGGGCCAATCTGTCAATCAAGTGGCTCTCTAAAGGTgtttgtttttcaaaatgtgaACAATAGAAGCCATTAGGCTGTCAATCATCCTCCTCccccaactaactaactaactaactaactaactaactaactaactaactaactaactaactaactaactaactaactaactacctACCCAGGTAGTCTTTATAGAAGTAAAGCTGAAATGATCAGTTATTAATATTAGTCCACAAAATGATCATCAGTTATTTTGATGATCGGAACAGAAGGTTCCCGTTTCCAGTCCCCAGACCCAATCTCCATGTCATGTGTTGCATCAcgaagagcatccagtgtaaaacttgtgccaaatcaacatgcagacccacctgagATCTGCTGCGATGACCTAGACCGACAACCGGCCTGAATTGGGTCGCAGACTGaaaggtccgcccctaaaaatcagtccgccttttgcatctgcacatgcgtcatttcggaccacagcagctctctcttcacccaaagcaatgaaatggattaatgggattattaaccatcagatgataaaagtaaaacctcttaaataattctaaagtcagttttaagcagaaatgaggcaaaattctgtgacgctttgaaatgtctgatgCGCACTGAACGCATCaggtagcagctcgtttagccacagCGCTCTGATCATTTCTGCCGCCTTTtacaatgaaataatgctgaatttatgtagaaactagaagcactcagagagtgcaaaccttccgccaaggccatggggtcactgacgccataacatctacatgccgtggaatcattgaacttaaaaaagtctaacaatgatgtttgctcagtagtaaaaaaagtttcatctgctgtgactggatagcatgtatccttagagcttggcatcacagtttactgcaacttgcacctttcccagaagctactgtcatctgagcactgatattgatattgcatgtgcttatagacaaaaacaaatgagataaaattcaatttattattcaactaaactgcaaatatatgatttttttaacatttatgaaacacttctctaaaaaacaaggccatagggtcactgacgccataacatctacatgccgtggaatcattgaacttaaaaaagtctaacaatgatgtttgctcagtagtaaaaaaagtttcatctgctgtgactggatagcatgtatccttagagcttggcatcacagtttactgcaacttgcacctttcccagaagctactgtcatctgagcactgatattgatattgcatgtgcttatagacaaaaacaaatgagataaaattcaatttattattcaactaaactgcaaatatatgattttttttaacatttatgaaacacttctctaaaaaacaaggccatagggtcactgaccctaaagagattccctccttggcacagtgatctatttctttttgtctctttctctaaaattgtatataataatcattagattattaatatataaacaaaaataaatttaagaaatattacaatttgaaaaaaaatgcacccgaacgtgatgacagctgcaactgcttaatgctaacttttaacattgaaaatgccatacacatgctaacacgttagcatcgggatccggatcgtgatccggatcaccactaaaatttaatcacttgttcctcttgtcattttcaaccactccacaaaattttaacaaaaacaaatttaagaaatattacaatatgaaaacaaatgcacccgaacgtgatgacagctgcaactgcttaatgctaacttttaacattgaaaatgccatagacatgctaacgctttagcattgggatccggatcgtgatccggatcaccactaaaatttaatcacttgttcctcttgtcatttccaaccactccgcaaaatttcaacaaaaacaaatttaagaaatattacaatatgaaaagaaatgcacccgaacgtgatgacagctgcaactgcttaatgctaacttttaacattgaaaatgccatagacatgctaacatgttagcatcgtgatctggatcaccactaaaatttaatcacttgttcctcttgtcatttccaaccactccataaaagttcaacaaaaacaaatttaagaaatattacaatatgaaaacaaatgcccccgaacgtgatgacagctgcaactgcttaatgctaacttttaacattgaaaatgccatagacatgctaacgcattagcatcaggatccggattgtgatccggatcaccactagaatttaatcacttgttcctcttgtcatttccaaccactccacaaaatttcatcaaaatccattaaaaacgttttgagttatcctgctgacagacagacaaacaaacaaacaaaattccccttatcccgcaatggtgaagaatcctttaaagtagacctgcattgaaataaatgtggtcagatttcagaaagaaatagctgatatgtatttataagacccttatgaatgcagtaaagtaaatctgtaagcccaaatttgtaattcagcggagaaattttcgtttaaaaatgacaaatttgcagctaaaatttagccctccgtgaaaacagtttgtacatccgggtcatttccatgacgtcggggagaagacggagcgctcgcgccttcagtccgatcccgcattgaaagtgattttatctgttaataatgttactgttatacacatcctggtttcagcatccaaaagtaagccgcAATGAATGAGAGATACAGCTCTGTATGCTCAAATTAGCGGCGACATTGACAGCGGGCGACATTACAATATGAAaagaaatgcacccgaacgtgatgacagctgcaactgcttaattctaacttttaacattgaaaatgccatagacatgctaacatgttagcatcgggatccggatcaccactaaaatttaatcacttgttcctcttgtcatttccaaccactccacaaaatttcatcaaaatccgttcaaaactttttgagttatcctgctgacagacagagggctaaacctaaaaaaaaaaaaaaaaaaaaatttaagaaatattacaatttgaaacaaatgcacccgaacgtgatgacagctgcaactgcttaatgctaacttttaacattgaaaatgccatagacctgctaacgcgttagcatcgggatccggatcaccactaaaatttaattacttgttcctcttgtcatttccaaccactccacaaaatttcaacaaaaataaatttaagaaatattacaatttgaaaacaaatgcacccgaatgtgatgacagctgcaactgcttaatgctaacttttaacaatgaaaatgccatagacatgctaatgcattagcatcgggatccggatcaccactaaaatttaatcacttgttcctcttgttatttccaaccactccacaaaatttcatcaaaatccgttcaaaactttttgagttatcctgctgacagacagagggctaaacctaaaaaaaaaaaaaaaaaaaaaaaaaaatttaagaaatattacaatttgaaaacaaatgcacccgaacgtgatgacagctgcaactgcttaatgctaacttttaacattgaaaatgccatagacctgctaacgcgttagcatcgggatccggatcaccactaaaatttaatcacttgttcctcttgtcatttccaaccactccacaaaatttcaacaaaaataaatttaagaaatattacaatttgaaaacaaatgcacccgaacgtgatgacagctgcaactgcttaatgctaacttttaacattgaaaatgccatagacatgctaacatgttagcatcgggatccggatcaccactaaaatttaatcacttgttcctcttgtcattttcaaccactccacaaaatttcatcaaaatctgttcaaaacgttttgagttatcctgctgagagagagacaaacaaacaaacaaacgtgaccgaaaacataacctccttggcggaggtaatgatagctgtacaaaagcttcacatatctgtcgctgagacagatgatgactggaggcagtttgaagcagaaacgaggtgataagaaTTActaagtattacacaggggtcaaaatttaaaaatgctccaatcatactgaaagctataccacatcttgtgtctgatcacaaagattccaaaaaggtatagtttgggctatctgtgactgaatgttatggagttatggggtaaaaacagcaagaatggtaagaaaggtcagtttcagtttctacaggggtcaaaagttaaaaaaggaatagtttgcactatgtgtcacgcttagttatcacgttacagggtaacatctgtcacatgtcatagaattcaatgtacgtcaacattgtttgacatttactctgcaaaccaaacattcaacacagtcaaaactattccatttattaatccttttatttcaaccagtaatttgcaccacttctgaccaaaattggtgcaactttaacttttgacccctgtagaaactgaaactgacctttcttaccattcttgctgtttttaccccataactccataacattcagtcacagatagtccaaactatacctttttggaatctttgtgatcagacacatactgtggtatagctttcaatatgattggagcatttttaaattttgacccctgtgtaattcttcattgacccctacttggccgtcatattggattttcacgtggccagcactttttatgTGATTTAtgtagaacattcatgccaaatttgatgcttgcataaccatgtgaaggattgtttcagtaatctgctgcactaaaactgTGATCATCTGACCCCCCCAACCAAAGGGCGATAATTCTTCTTATTCTAATCCTAACTTTAATTTCTGATCATTAAATGTGAAACGTGTGCAGTTTATAGGATTATGCACAAAATATTGTTCTTGTCTGTTTCTACGATATCATACAAAATGACTCATGAGAATATGCTACGCTGGAGTTACGGCGATCCCGACAGTTCGTCTTTTCCATTCAGCAATCATGTGACAAAGCAGAAGTGGCACAAATTAGCTGAAAAGTGCGCCGCATGTGACCGTCGCTTTCAGccaatgtggagaaaaaaaaaagacagataaTTAAAAACACTGAAGCACAACAGGTTTAAACCGCAACAGGATTAAATCAAACAGGAGATTCAGTAACAGATGTGCACACATTGCAGCAGATAGAAAGATGATGCTATGCTACGCTACGCTAACAGGCCGAACACTGCAGACTTCTGGGCTTCTTCATTACTGTGACACTGCCCCCCAGTGGCAAAATAAATGCAGGTGAGTGTGTGCATTGCTGGAGATGTTGCTGTTGTGTAGCAGCACTGTGCAAAAACCGGACTTCAGTCAGGTCTTGGacctgcaagtctcaagtcaacctCACAttggtgataagaagctgatttggGACTTGCAGTGCTGAGACTCGGGACCCGTCCACACAGAGACCAGATTAGGTGTATCTGCAAAATTTTGTTTCATATTTGCATTTTGTTCGCAGGGAACCGGCCGCTTTGGAGCccaaaaatgtgactttttaaaaatgtgaatAAATCTCAAAACGGCATAACTTTTGTGATAGGATGATGTTATAGCCCGCGTATCTCAGATTTTGACATGGCGCTAACATTGTGAGAGAAATCTTTCTCCGTTGGTGTCTCGGCTCCTGCACCTGAAATGCGTCCGTTTGGGTCGACACGATTCCTTGTTAACATTTTGTAGTTTAATCTATTCATAATCCAGGGTGACTCAAAGTACAAGTGTGACTTgcacatctttttttttgtaggagcgttgcagcaccacatacaggcctgacatatgtactacagcattttgtaGATATTACAGTGTGTGTAGATATTTGTTGAAACGATGGCGtgtgaacactttttgaaaacgaCAAAGAAAAGGCTTTTATAGGGAAAGTTGTTTCCATGTGAACAAGACCTAAAGAACGACTTGAAAAGAAACTTATTTACACAACATGCACGGTGATGACGTGCACTTTGTGCTTTTGATTCATTTGTGGTGACCATCACGACCTTTAACCTCTACATGGCTGCAGTGAGGACGCTGCAGCATGGTCGCGTCACGGTTGCACGCTGAGAAGAGAAATAGAAGTGTATGCATGTGAGACAGAATGAgaacgcatgtgtgtgtgtgtgtcttaatttggtcttgtTAGCCCTCAGCGGGGGGGCGTCTCAGGCTAAAGTGAGGGGGCTGTTTGTCTTAACGCCGCTGCCAATATTTCAGTCAGAACCTGCTGGGCTGCCGCTGATTACTGGGTCACACCAACACACAGCACAGTGTGTGTGTCACCGTGTGTTCAAACAGAGGCCCAGCGGCGCTAATTGAAGTCATTCTCACTTCTTATTGGATGCTTCAAATGGAGCACAAAGTGTTTTTTAGCAGCCGCTGTTTATTCACTGGATCCAATCCACACATTTTATCAGCCTTCGAGCTCAGGAACGTCCTCAAACAGGTCTGCTGCAGCTGGACAGGGCTCAGCGTGAAGACAGCGTCCTCAGCGGTGGAGACACCGAGTTTTGACTGAGAAGATctaaactagaggtgggcggatcaatcctaatatcgataccaacgctggtattgatattgaacagtcctcgtgtaaaaagattgatactcaagctttttttctctcccgcacgcactgactgctgcgcacacagaataaacaaagtctactctgtctgtatgagcagcgctgcactgtgtcacacaacacggagcagtgcaccttgtattgtggtttgtcagccctctacctcaggtgattttgttttaagttgtgttgagtgatattttttaaacaaaaatgttgattgtgataaagtattttttttgtcacgtacaatgtggtACAAggcaaaattctgtcctaggtcttttggatcctttgggtctatgaagcttaaatatgaaaaaatatcagtatcgatatcgatatcagcgatactgggcctgtatttacttggtatcggataaatatcaaaattcccggtatctccCACCTCTAGTCTAAACGGCTCATCGGACAACTGAACAGAAAATGAAGGTCCAGAGTGACCCCCTGGACAGAAAACTTCAAGCACCGCCTCTTGTCCGTTTATATGTTTTAACATTTTCACTGTTGTCAGCGTGAGTCTGAGCATCGTACACGCAGAGCTCGTTACACAACGCCCACCGCCAGGCGACCGCATACTTTAAAATCACCGTAACAAGatacaaaaatagaaaaaaataaaatacaaaaaatacaacacttataataataaagaataaatattCATTAATTTAATTATACATAGCAGCTCTGCAACTCATCCTACCAAATGCAAAAACAGTAGAAAA
This region includes:
- the LOC117522216 gene encoding frizzled-8-like, translated to MQRSVLVLLSLVLHGSACAAAKEPKCQEISVPLCRGIEYNLTYMPNQFHHDTQDEAGLEVHQFWPLVEINCSPDLRFFLCSMYTPICLEDYKKPLPPCRSVCERARAGCAPLMRQYGFPWPDRMRCDLLPEQGNQDTLCMDYNRSQTTASPVPAKPTNQPLKSHNSRKKSAYGRGTAGKVKPAAAQCEKGCFCRAPMVPVSSESHPLHNRVRTGQILNCAVPCHSPYFSAEERTFTAFWIGLWSVLCFISTFATVATFLIDMERFKYPERPIIFLSACYMFVSVGYIVRLIAGHEEVACSANHIHYETTGPALCTIVFLLIYFFGMASSIWWVILSLTWFLAAGMKWGNEAIASYAQYFHLAAWIIPSIKSIAVLALGSVDGDSVAGICYVGNQNLDNLRGFVLAPLVIYLFIGTMFLLAGFVSLFRIRSVIKQGGTKTDKLERLMIRIGVFTVLYTVPATVIVACYFYEQHNRQTWEITHNCTCVTERSRQKPDYAVFMLKYFMCLLVGITSGAWIWSGKTLDSWRTFCTRCCWGSKASAGSMYSDVSTGLTWRSGTASSVSCPKQMPLSRV